In a single window of the Pontibacter russatus genome:
- a CDS encoding endonuclease domain-containing protein, with protein MLRNNQTPAEEELWRLLRKHKLGGRECRRQHSNGSCIVDFYCAAEKLVVEVDGSVQDTKTCDVELQHLGYKVIRIRNSEIFEQPQVVLQKITAAFENI; from the coding sequence TTGCTGCGTAATAACCAAACGCCAGCGGAAGAGGAACTGTGGCGACTCCTGAGGAAGCATAAGTTAGGTGGGCGAGAGTGCAGGCGGCAGCATAGTAATGGGAGCTGTATCGTTGATTTTTATTGTGCAGCGGAAAAACTGGTTGTTGAGGTGGATGGCTCGGTTCAGGACACTAAAACCTGTGATGTAGAACTGCAGCACCTTGGCTACAAAGTTATCCGCATCAGAAACAGCGAAATATTTGAGCAACCTCAAGTAGTACTGCAAAAGATAACTGCGGCTTTTGAAAATATCTGA
- a CDS encoding HTTM domain-containing protein yields the protein MKYLELYFRKVFTVDLRALGIMRIWLAGIVLTDLAIRATDLEAHYSNMGVLPLHVLHQHVWLPYLFSFHAMSGLWQFQAVLFALAAVFAVCLLLGYKTRLSTILTWLLLLSLQNRNPLIGQGGDDLLRMLLFWGIFLPWGRFYSYDATRKPPLSDTSVSTSYFSAATVAYIVQVGIVYVSTALLKDSPEWHTDGTALYYALSLDQILMPGGRLIYPYPELLRVLTLGAYYTELLLPFLLLIPFYNNFFRVVVVVVLVGFHIGISLTLFVGLFYLINIASVVGLLPRPVMDWIDRRLLSSFRRPYTGQFQHIFKRLRQPSLLSVRVSLNRPLAPRHLLSQLRNGFVAVALLYCVWWNLSGTHLPLYKLPDSSRWFGYILRLDQHWGMFAPIVFRDDGWYVLEGHTASGKSIDLNQQGKKVDEAKPASVMALFKNDRWRKYSENYLFVSNAYMRPYYCNYLMRRWNENHPDQPITQLEVVYMKEPTLPDYQVPTPTREVLCICANEPEK from the coding sequence ATGAAGTACCTGGAGCTATATTTTCGCAAAGTTTTCACGGTGGACCTGCGTGCGCTGGGCATCATGCGGATATGGCTGGCGGGTATTGTCTTGACGGACCTTGCCATCCGGGCTACCGACCTGGAGGCGCACTACTCCAACATGGGCGTGCTGCCGCTGCACGTGCTGCACCAGCACGTATGGCTGCCCTACCTGTTCTCGTTCCATGCCATGAGCGGGCTGTGGCAGTTTCAGGCGGTGCTGTTCGCGCTGGCGGCAGTTTTTGCGGTTTGCCTGCTGCTGGGCTATAAAACGCGGCTGTCCACCATCTTGACCTGGCTGCTGCTGCTGTCGCTGCAGAACCGGAACCCGCTGATAGGGCAGGGCGGCGACGACCTGCTCCGGATGCTCCTGTTCTGGGGTATTTTTCTGCCCTGGGGCAGATTCTATTCCTACGACGCTACCCGAAAGCCGCCGCTTTCAGACACCTCTGTCAGCACCAGTTATTTCAGCGCGGCAACCGTGGCCTATATCGTGCAGGTCGGCATTGTGTACGTCAGCACCGCGCTGCTGAAAGACTCGCCGGAGTGGCACACCGACGGCACGGCCCTTTACTACGCCCTCAGCCTCGACCAGATTCTGATGCCCGGCGGCAGGCTCATATATCCTTATCCGGAGTTGCTGCGGGTGCTCACCCTGGGGGCTTATTACACCGAGTTACTGCTGCCCTTCCTGCTGCTCATCCCGTTTTACAATAACTTTTTCCGGGTGGTGGTGGTAGTGGTACTCGTGGGGTTCCACATTGGCATCAGCCTGACGCTTTTTGTGGGGCTGTTTTACCTCATCAACATCGCCTCGGTGGTGGGGCTGCTGCCGCGCCCGGTGATGGACTGGATTGACAGGCGGCTGCTTTCCTCTTTCAGGAGGCCTTACACCGGGCAGTTCCAGCACATCTTCAAGCGCCTCCGTCAGCCGTCGCTGCTTAGTGTGCGGGTAAGCCTAAACCGCCCACTGGCGCCCCGCCACCTGTTGTCGCAGCTGCGCAACGGCTTTGTGGCGGTCGCGCTGCTGTACTGTGTGTGGTGGAACCTGAGCGGCACGCACCTTCCCCTATATAAACTGCCCGACAGCAGCAGGTGGTTCGGCTACATCCTGCGCCTCGACCAGCACTGGGGCATGTTTGCGCCCATTGTATTCCGCGACGACGGCTGGTATGTACTGGAGGGGCACACGGCCAGCGGCAAATCCATCGACCTGAACCAGCAGGGCAAGAAGGTGGACGAGGCGAAGCCCGCCTCGGTGATGGCGCTGTTTAAGAACGACCGCTGGCGCAAGTACTCCGAGAACTACCTGTTTGTGAGCAACGCCTATATGCGGCCCTACTACTGCAACTACCTGATGCGCCGCTGGAACGAGAACCACCCCGACCAGCCTATCACGCAGTTGGAGGTGGTCTATATGAAGGAGCCCACCCTGCCTGATTACCAAGTGCCCACGCCCACGCGGGAGGTGCTTTGTATCTGCGCAAATGAGCCGGAAAAATAG
- a CDS encoding lysophospholipid acyltransferase family protein → MLYLILKLIYKLGLWVFFRRFEVRNRHLMPDRGPLLVVSNHPNTFMDPIVTASLLRQPVYFIAKSTLFGSGLQNRMLRQMHLIPIHRREDNPGQAISNEEAFAASSVALQQHKTLLIFPEGNSFNQRRLRKIKTGTARIALEALSAGAADLRILPVGLNYTAPTRFRSDVFVNVGEPVAVAEYVAACQQDGQETVLALTEEIRKRLEGLIIHTPTDEEDELARQVEILYKGRLAADAPSDAPAHLQDFLLTRAIVSSINYFSQKDPVRVAALKQKLGDYMEQLRRLRLRDEAMGLRRDTVLQQSLLRVLFLVLGLPVYGYGLLHNYLPYIIPAKAARAATHEEEWHAPIMLTVGIFTFPLFYLLEVWLARELLQLSWAWTTLHLLSLPLSGFFTLYYWGTLRRTREHWLLLRLFVKRQDLVSSLRRQRQEIVTELEAAKADYLAQASPDS, encoded by the coding sequence ATGCTCTACCTCATCCTGAAACTTATATATAAACTTGGGCTGTGGGTCTTTTTCCGGCGCTTTGAGGTGCGCAACCGCCACCTGATGCCAGACCGTGGGCCGCTCCTGGTCGTCTCGAACCACCCCAACACATTCATGGACCCGATTGTGACGGCTTCGCTGCTGCGCCAGCCGGTTTATTTTATCGCCAAGAGCACGTTGTTCGGCTCTGGGCTCCAAAACCGGATGCTGCGCCAGATGCACCTGATCCCGATCCACCGCCGCGAGGACAACCCCGGCCAGGCCATAAGCAACGAGGAAGCCTTTGCGGCCAGCTCCGTGGCGCTGCAGCAGCACAAAACACTGCTCATCTTTCCGGAGGGGAACAGCTTTAACCAGCGGCGCCTGCGCAAGATCAAGACCGGCACCGCCCGCATTGCCCTGGAAGCCCTGTCGGCTGGCGCTGCGGACCTGCGTATTCTGCCGGTGGGACTCAACTACACGGCCCCCACCCGCTTCCGAAGCGACGTGTTTGTAAACGTGGGCGAGCCGGTTGCGGTGGCTGAATACGTTGCGGCCTGCCAGCAGGACGGGCAGGAGACAGTGCTGGCCCTGACGGAGGAAATCAGGAAGCGCCTCGAAGGGCTCATCATCCACACGCCGACGGATGAGGAAGACGAACTGGCCCGGCAGGTGGAGATCCTGTACAAAGGCAGGCTGGCGGCAGACGCCCCCTCCGACGCCCCCGCGCACCTGCAGGATTTTCTGCTTACCAGGGCCATCGTCAGCAGCATCAACTACTTCAGCCAGAAAGACCCTGTGCGGGTGGCGGCGCTAAAACAGAAACTGGGCGACTATATGGAGCAGCTCCGGCGGCTGCGCCTGAGGGACGAGGCAATGGGCCTTCGCCGCGACACAGTGTTACAGCAGAGTTTGCTGCGCGTGCTGTTCCTGGTGTTGGGGCTGCCAGTATATGGCTACGGCCTGCTGCACAACTACCTCCCTTACATCATCCCGGCTAAAGCGGCCAGGGCGGCTACCCACGAGGAGGAATGGCACGCGCCCATCATGCTGACGGTCGGCATTTTCACATTTCCGCTGTTTTACCTGCTGGAGGTGTGGCTGGCGCGGGAGCTGCTGCAGCTCTCCTGGGCCTGGACAACCTTGCACCTGCTGAGCCTGCCGCTCAGCGGCTTTTTTACCCTGTACTACTGGGGCACGCTGCGGCGCACGCGGGAGCACTGGCTGCTGCTGCGCCTCTTCGTAAAGCGGCAGGACCTGGTAAGCAGCCTGCGGCGGCAGCGGCAGGAGATAGTAACGGAGCTGGAGGCGGCCAAAGCAGATTACCTGGCACAGGCCTCCCCTGATTCGTAA
- a CDS encoding DUF4834 family protein — MIKFIFTTLLIIFFIRLVAPVLFRWLLGIFIKKKVRNGTFFYTNMHQQQGQQQAYGNGSQQNGRARGNVKIDYIPEQPERRDFNGGQYVDYEEVK; from the coding sequence ATGATCAAATTCATATTCACCACACTTCTTATCATTTTCTTCATCCGGCTGGTGGCACCCGTGCTGTTTAGGTGGCTGTTGGGGATTTTCATCAAAAAGAAGGTGCGCAACGGCACGTTCTTCTACACCAACATGCACCAGCAGCAAGGCCAGCAACAGGCCTACGGAAACGGCAGCCAGCAGAACGGCAGGGCCAGGGGCAACGTGAAAATCGACTATATACCGGAGCAGCCGGAGCGGCGGGATTTCAACGGCGGCCAGTACGTCGATTATGAAGAAGTGAAATAA
- a CDS encoding ferritin-like domain-containing protein → MNIFRIIQEIEKVDGEVYDRFASRRQAFSSLGSFGKKVALAAVPIAMGTMFKKAYGQSTSGIADVLNYALTLEYLEADFYMQGLAASGAIASENMAFFEDVRDHEVAHVAFLKTAITSLGATPVDKPTFDFSAGGAFPDWNSNPATYLALSQAFEDTGVRAYKGQAANLVASNEVLTAALQIHAVEARHAAIVRRIRGLKGWITNDERGAGMPAPTQAIYDGEAETMQAGVDVPAVSGVAAASVTEAFDEPLPMETVLNVASLFIA, encoded by the coding sequence ATGAACATATTCAGAATTATACAGGAGATAGAGAAAGTGGACGGCGAGGTATATGACCGGTTTGCCTCCCGCCGGCAGGCTTTCAGCAGCCTTGGCAGCTTCGGGAAAAAAGTGGCGCTGGCAGCAGTTCCCATCGCCATGGGCACCATGTTTAAGAAAGCCTACGGCCAGTCGACCAGCGGCATTGCGGATGTGCTGAACTACGCCCTGACGCTGGAGTACCTGGAGGCTGACTTTTACATGCAGGGCCTGGCGGCGAGCGGAGCCATCGCAAGCGAGAACATGGCCTTTTTTGAGGATGTGCGCGACCATGAGGTGGCACACGTGGCATTCCTGAAAACTGCCATCACCAGTCTGGGGGCCACGCCGGTAGACAAGCCGACTTTTGATTTCTCAGCCGGTGGCGCTTTCCCCGACTGGAACTCGAACCCCGCCACCTACCTGGCGCTGTCGCAGGCATTTGAAGACACCGGCGTGCGCGCTTACAAGGGACAGGCAGCCAACCTGGTAGCCAGCAACGAGGTGCTGACGGCTGCCCTGCAGATACATGCAGTGGAGGCACGCCACGCGGCCATCGTGCGCAGAATTCGCGGCCTGAAAGGCTGGATTACGAACGATGAGCGCGGTGCAGGAATGCCAGCCCCAACACAGGCCATATATGACGGCGAGGCCGAGACGATGCAGGCCGGAGTGGATGTGCCTGCCGTGTCGGGTGTTGCCGCCGCCAGCGTAACGGAGGCTTTCGACGAGCCGCTGCCGATGGAAACTGTCCTGAATGTCGCCTCCCTCTTTATAGCCTGA
- a CDS encoding 1-aminocyclopropane-1-carboxylate deaminase/D-cysteine desulfhydrase: protein METPLQQLQDPLLLEQEVALYIKREDLLHPEISGNKWRKLKYNLREAKRLHHHTVLTFGGAYSNHIAATAAAGKAYGFGTIGIIRGEEHLPLNPTLRFAASCGMELEYVSRETYRQKAEPKFLQELSDQYNQPYILPEGGTNNFAVKGCTEIVEDIAADYDYICCASGTGGTLAGIIAGLAGEKKVLGFPALKGGGFLQEDIKQLVYGYSGREFSNWQLITDYHFGGYAKVKPELLAFMHAFQQQHHIPLEPIYTGKMFYGLFDLVRQGYFPKGSRIVAIHTGGLQGNAGFRERLGVEG from the coding sequence ATGGAAACACCGCTGCAACAACTACAGGACCCACTGCTGCTGGAGCAAGAGGTAGCGCTATATATAAAGCGGGAGGATCTGCTGCACCCGGAGATATCAGGGAACAAGTGGCGCAAACTGAAATACAACCTGCGGGAGGCAAAGCGGCTGCACCACCATACCGTGCTGACTTTTGGCGGCGCCTACTCCAACCATATAGCGGCCACGGCGGCGGCAGGCAAGGCGTATGGCTTCGGCACCATCGGCATTATCAGGGGGGAGGAGCACCTGCCCCTGAACCCGACACTACGCTTCGCTGCCTCCTGCGGGATGGAGTTAGAATATGTCTCCCGCGAAACTTACCGTCAGAAAGCTGAACCCAAATTTTTGCAGGAACTGTCGGATCAGTACAATCAGCCATATATCCTTCCGGAAGGCGGCACGAACAACTTTGCCGTAAAAGGCTGCACCGAAATTGTAGAGGACATCGCCGCCGACTACGACTATATATGCTGCGCCTCGGGCACAGGCGGAACCCTGGCAGGTATCATCGCCGGGCTGGCCGGGGAAAAGAAAGTGCTGGGTTTTCCTGCGCTGAAGGGAGGCGGTTTTCTGCAGGAGGATATAAAACAGCTGGTATATGGCTACAGCGGCCGGGAGTTCAGCAACTGGCAACTCATCACCGACTACCACTTTGGCGGCTATGCCAAAGTAAAGCCGGAGTTGCTGGCGTTCATGCATGCGTTTCAGCAGCAACACCATATCCCGCTGGAGCCCATCTACACGGGCAAAATGTTCTATGGCCTCTTCGACCTGGTCCGGCAGGGCTACTTCCCCAAAGGCAGCCGCATTGTCGCCATCCATACCGGCGGCCTGCAGGGCAACGCTGGCTTTAGAGAGCGGCTTGGGGTGGAGGGATAA
- the carB gene encoding carbamoyl-phosphate synthase large subunit: protein MPKDTSIKSILIIGSGPIIIGQACEFDYAGSQAARSLREEGIEVTLINSNPATIMTDPVTADNVYLKPLEKKYIVEILEKHKIDAVLPTMGGQTALNLAIDCEKAGIWKKYGVRIIGVDIKAIETTEDREQFRLKMLELGVNVCRGETATSFLEGKEIAQDIGFPLVIRPSFTLGGYGGGFVNTPAEFDAALTRGLHASPTHEVLIEQSILGWKEYELELLRDNIGNVIIICSIENFDPMGVHTGDSITVAPAMTLPDTVYQQMRDLAIRMMNGIGQFAGGCNVQFSVNPEDDTIVGIEINPRVSRSSALASKATGYPIAKVAAKLAIGYNLDELKNAITKTTSAYFEPALDYVIVKIPRWNFDKFPGADRKLGLQMKSVGEVMGIGRTFQEALQKACQSLEIKRNGIGADGKEKTNYDELIYSLKNPSWNRLFSIKDAMRIGIPTSTIQKLTKIDPWFLAQIEELDMLEKEIEKYNLTTIPTELLREAKVKGYADRQIAHLLRCKESEVHSVRTELGITRVYKMVDTCAAEFAASTPYYYSTFDGENESIVSDRKKVVVLGSGPNRIGQGIEFDYSCVHGVLAARECGYETIMINCNPETVSTDFDISDKLYFEPVFWEHIYDIILHEKPEGVIVQLGGQTALKLAEKLERFGVKIFGTSYQALDLAEDRGSFSRLLRDLSIPYPPFAVIETAEEALELSKELKFPLLVRPSYVLGGQNMKIVINEKELEAHVIDLLKDHPGNKVLLDHFLDNAIEAEADAICDGQDVYICGIMEHIEPAGIHSGDSYAVLPPFDLSEHVLNQIDEYTRKIAVALRTVGVINIQFAIKNETVYIIEANPRASRTFPFIAKAYREPYINYATKIMLGEKKVKDFEFNPYKHGYAIKVPVFSYNKFPEVNKELGPEMKSTGEAIYFIDDLEDDYFTKVYSERNLYLSK from the coding sequence ATGCCTAAAGACACCAGTATCAAATCCATTCTCATTATTGGCTCTGGTCCCATCATTATCGGCCAGGCATGCGAATTCGATTACGCCGGCTCCCAGGCCGCCCGCTCGCTGCGCGAAGAGGGGATAGAGGTAACGCTCATCAACTCCAACCCCGCCACCATCATGACCGACCCGGTGACGGCCGACAACGTGTACCTGAAGCCGCTGGAGAAAAAGTACATCGTCGAGATTCTGGAGAAGCACAAGATCGACGCGGTGCTGCCCACCATGGGCGGCCAGACGGCCCTGAACCTTGCCATTGACTGCGAGAAAGCCGGTATCTGGAAAAAGTACGGCGTGCGCATCATCGGGGTCGACATCAAAGCGATTGAGACGACTGAGGATAGGGAGCAGTTCCGCCTGAAAATGCTGGAGCTGGGCGTGAATGTGTGCCGCGGCGAAACGGCCACCTCCTTCCTGGAAGGCAAAGAGATCGCGCAGGACATCGGCTTCCCGCTCGTGATCCGCCCCTCGTTTACGCTGGGCGGCTACGGCGGCGGCTTCGTGAACACACCGGCTGAGTTTGACGCGGCCCTGACGCGCGGCCTGCATGCCTCGCCTACGCACGAGGTGCTGATCGAGCAAAGCATCCTGGGCTGGAAAGAGTACGAGCTGGAGTTGCTGCGCGATAACATCGGCAACGTCATCATCATCTGCTCCATCGAAAACTTCGACCCCATGGGCGTCCACACCGGCGACTCCATCACGGTGGCCCCGGCCATGACGCTGCCCGACACCGTGTACCAGCAAATGCGCGACCTCGCCATCCGGATGATGAACGGCATCGGGCAGTTTGCCGGCGGCTGCAACGTGCAGTTCTCCGTGAACCCCGAAGATGATACCATCGTCGGGATTGAGATCAACCCGCGTGTGTCGCGCTCCTCGGCGCTCGCCTCCAAAGCCACTGGCTACCCCATCGCGAAAGTCGCCGCCAAACTGGCCATCGGCTACAACCTGGACGAGCTGAAGAACGCCATCACCAAAACGACTTCCGCTTACTTCGAGCCCGCGCTGGACTACGTGATTGTGAAGATACCGCGCTGGAACTTCGACAAGTTTCCGGGTGCCGACCGCAAGCTGGGCCTGCAGATGAAATCCGTTGGCGAGGTGATGGGCATCGGCCGCACCTTCCAGGAGGCATTGCAGAAGGCCTGCCAGAGCCTCGAAATAAAACGCAACGGCATCGGCGCAGACGGGAAGGAAAAGACGAATTACGATGAGCTGATCTACAGCCTGAAAAATCCGAGCTGGAACCGACTCTTCAGCATCAAGGACGCCATGCGCATCGGCATCCCGACCAGCACCATCCAGAAGCTCACCAAGATAGACCCGTGGTTCCTGGCCCAGATCGAGGAGCTGGACATGCTGGAGAAAGAGATCGAGAAATACAACCTGACCACTATCCCAACCGAGCTGCTGCGCGAGGCCAAGGTGAAAGGCTACGCCGACCGCCAGATTGCGCACCTGCTGCGCTGCAAGGAGAGCGAGGTACACAGCGTGCGCACCGAACTGGGCATCACGCGGGTATATAAAATGGTGGACACCTGCGCCGCCGAGTTCGCGGCCAGCACGCCCTACTACTACAGTACCTTCGATGGCGAGAACGAGAGCATCGTGTCTGACCGCAAGAAGGTGGTGGTGCTGGGCTCCGGCCCGAACCGCATCGGGCAGGGCATTGAGTTCGACTACAGCTGTGTACACGGCGTGCTGGCGGCCAGGGAGTGCGGCTACGAAACAATCATGATCAACTGCAACCCAGAAACGGTTTCCACAGACTTCGACATCTCCGACAAGCTGTACTTCGAGCCGGTGTTCTGGGAGCATATATACGACATCATCCTGCACGAGAAGCCGGAGGGCGTGATTGTGCAGCTCGGCGGCCAGACGGCTCTGAAACTGGCGGAGAAACTGGAGCGCTTCGGCGTCAAAATCTTCGGCACCAGCTACCAGGCGCTGGACCTGGCCGAGGACCGCGGCTCCTTCTCCAGGCTGTTGCGCGACCTGAGCATTCCATACCCGCCGTTTGCCGTGATCGAGACGGCGGAGGAGGCGCTGGAACTGAGCAAGGAGCTGAAGTTCCCGCTGCTGGTGCGGCCGAGCTACGTGCTGGGCGGGCAGAACATGAAAATCGTGATCAACGAGAAGGAACTGGAGGCCCATGTCATCGACCTGCTGAAGGACCACCCCGGCAACAAGGTGCTGCTGGACCACTTCCTCGACAACGCCATCGAAGCCGAGGCCGATGCCATCTGCGACGGGCAGGATGTGTATATATGCGGCATCATGGAGCACATCGAGCCAGCCGGTATCCACTCCGGCGACTCTTACGCGGTGCTGCCGCCGTTCGACCTGAGCGAGCACGTGCTGAACCAGATTGATGAATACACCCGGAAAATTGCGGTGGCGCTCCGGACGGTGGGTGTGATCAACATCCAGTTCGCCATCAAGAACGAGACGGTCTATATCATCGAGGCAAACCCGCGCGCGTCGCGCACCTTCCCGTTCATCGCCAAAGCGTACCGCGAGCCCTATATAAATTACGCCACCAAGATCATGCTGGGCGAGAAGAAGGTTAAGGACTTCGAGTTCAATCCCTACAAGCACGGCTATGCCATCAAGGTGCCGGTGTTCTCTTACAACAAATTCCCGGAAGTGAACAAGGAGCTCGGCCCGGAGATGAAATCCACCGGCGAGGCCATCTACTTTATTGACGACCTGGAAGACGACTACTTCACGAAGGTATATTCGGAGAGGAATCTGTACCTGAGTAAATAA
- a CDS encoding YfhO family protein, with protein sequence MTTTSFDFKRDALPHLIAVLIFLILTAVYFSPVLFEDKGLAQHDILQFKGGAKEIQDYREATGEEALWTNSMFGGMPAYLINTHFSGDWSGYIHKILTFDLPALAGNIFITLLCAYILLVAMGMSSWLAMVGAVAFAFTSYNIIILEAGHNTKSLTIAYIPMVLAGLLYALRRNLWIGAALFAVGLTMNLHFNHLQMTYYMLLLVIIFGIVELIYALRHGTIVELLKRGLVLGVAAILAVGVNFGRLYTTAEYGEHSIRGKSELTQPNSGENVGSGLDREYAFNWSYGITETMTLLIPDFFGGSSSASLGTDSETYQAFTSMGVPPVQAEQIVTQGLPMYWGPQPITSGPVYVGAIVCFLFVLGIFIVDRRWVSWLVAGTILSIVLAWGKNFEAFNFFMFDYFPGYNKFRAVSSALVIAQVTMPFLALLALWKLINEKGAIRDLDRKLLISGGITAGICLLVWLFAGTASFVGASDQQLIQAQFPIDAIRADRESMMRSDAFRSLVFIVLAAGLLYLYLKNKLSANVAIAGVGLLVLADLWAVDKRYLNSNDFQRNVVATHFQPTPADQAILQDKDLSYRVIYLPNPFNDARTSYFHKSIGGYHGAKLRRYQDVIDRHIAQNNLEVYRMLNTRYAITGDPKQPVQRVPGALGNAWFVEEVKPVQSPDEELEALTMFDAGATAVVDVTKFPIEDHSYATENASIKLTEYQPNYLKYAYEAAEEGLVVFSEIYYADGWQAYLDGKPVEHFRADYILRAMQVPAGKHTIEFKFEPKAYTLGNTVSMISSILLLLVIVGAITYAVKKKPTEVPIVEKV encoded by the coding sequence ATGACAACTACTTCCTTTGACTTTAAGCGGGATGCGCTCCCGCATCTTATTGCTGTTCTTATATTCCTGATCCTGACGGCGGTATACTTCTCGCCCGTTCTTTTTGAAGACAAGGGCCTGGCCCAGCACGACATACTCCAGTTCAAGGGCGGCGCCAAAGAGATTCAGGATTACCGTGAGGCGACCGGCGAGGAGGCCCTCTGGACAAACTCAATGTTCGGCGGCATGCCGGCCTACCTGATCAACACCCACTTTTCCGGCGACTGGTCCGGTTATATCCACAAGATCCTGACGTTTGACCTGCCAGCCCTGGCCGGTAACATCTTCATCACGCTGCTTTGCGCTTATATACTTTTGGTGGCCATGGGCATGAGCTCGTGGCTGGCCATGGTGGGCGCAGTGGCGTTTGCCTTCACTTCCTACAACATCATTATTTTAGAGGCGGGCCACAACACCAAGTCGCTCACGATTGCCTATATCCCCATGGTGCTGGCGGGCCTCCTATATGCGCTGCGCCGCAACCTCTGGATTGGGGCCGCGCTGTTTGCCGTGGGCCTCACCATGAACCTGCACTTCAATCACCTGCAGATGACGTACTATATGCTGCTGCTGGTGATCATCTTTGGTATTGTGGAGCTTATATATGCCCTCCGGCACGGCACCATCGTGGAGCTGCTGAAGCGCGGGCTGGTATTGGGCGTGGCTGCCATTCTGGCGGTGGGCGTGAACTTCGGGCGGCTATATACCACTGCAGAGTACGGCGAGCACAGCATCCGGGGCAAATCAGAACTCACCCAGCCGAACAGCGGCGAGAACGTGGGTAGCGGCCTGGACCGCGAGTATGCCTTTAACTGGAGCTATGGCATCACCGAAACGATGACGCTGCTGATACCGGATTTCTTTGGCGGCAGCTCCAGCGCATCCTTGGGCACCGACTCCGAAACCTACCAGGCCTTCACCAGCATGGGCGTGCCGCCGGTGCAGGCCGAGCAGATTGTGACGCAGGGACTGCCCATGTACTGGGGGCCGCAGCCCATCACGAGCGGGCCGGTGTATGTGGGCGCCATTGTCTGCTTCCTGTTTGTGTTGGGGATTTTTATCGTGGACAGGCGCTGGGTGAGCTGGCTCGTGGCGGGTACTATTCTGTCCATCGTGCTGGCCTGGGGCAAAAACTTCGAGGCCTTCAACTTCTTCATGTTCGATTACTTTCCGGGCTACAACAAGTTCAGGGCGGTGTCGTCGGCGCTCGTGATTGCGCAGGTCACCATGCCGTTCCTGGCGCTGCTGGCTCTCTGGAAGCTGATCAACGAAAAAGGCGCCATCAGAGATTTGGACAGGAAGCTGCTGATTTCGGGCGGCATCACCGCCGGTATCTGTTTGCTGGTGTGGCTTTTTGCCGGAACAGCCAGCTTTGTGGGGGCCTCTGACCAGCAATTGATTCAGGCGCAGTTCCCCATCGACGCCATCCGGGCCGACCGCGAGAGCATGATGCGGTCCGACGCTTTCCGTTCGTTGGTGTTTATCGTGCTGGCGGCGGGCCTGCTGTACCTCTACCTCAAGAACAAGCTTTCTGCCAATGTGGCCATTGCCGGGGTAGGGCTGCTGGTGCTCGCGGATCTGTGGGCGGTGGACAAGCGCTACCTGAACAGCAACGACTTTCAGCGCAATGTGGTGGCAACGCATTTCCAGCCAACGCCCGCCGATCAGGCCATCCTGCAGGACAAGGACTTGAGTTACCGCGTCATCTACCTGCCTAACCCGTTCAACGATGCCCGCACTTCTTACTTCCACAAATCCATCGGGGGCTACCACGGGGCCAAACTGCGCCGCTACCAGGATGTCATCGACCGCCATATAGCCCAGAACAACCTGGAGGTGTACCGCATGCTGAACACCCGCTACGCCATCACAGGCGACCCGAAGCAGCCGGTGCAGCGCGTGCCGGGCGCTTTGGGCAATGCCTGGTTCGTGGAGGAGGTGAAGCCGGTGCAGTCGCCGGACGAGGAACTGGAGGCCCTGACCATGTTTGATGCCGGCGCGACAGCCGTGGTGGATGTCACCAAATTCCCGATCGAGGACCACAGCTACGCTACCGAGAACGCCTCCATCAAGCTCACCGAATACCAGCCCAACTATCTGAAATATGCATACGAGGCGGCAGAGGAAGGATTGGTGGTGTTCTCCGAGATATACTATGCCGACGGCTGGCAGGCCTACCTCGACGGAAAGCCAGTGGAGCATTTCCGAGCGGACTATATCCTGCGGGCCATGCAGGTGCCCGCAGGCAAGCATACCATCGAGTTTAAGTTCGAGCCGAAGGCATACACCCTGGGCAACACCGTTTCTATGATATCTTCCATCCTGCTGCTGCTCGTAATAGTGGGTGCCATCACCTATGCCGTCAAGAAAAAGCCGACAGAGGTACCTATTGTGGAGAAAGTCTGA